One genomic window of Nymphaea colorata isolate Beijing-Zhang1983 unplaced genomic scaffold, ASM883128v2 scaffold0714, whole genome shotgun sequence includes the following:
- the LOC116245520 gene encoding lipase, whose translation MAYMSAIAYESVLNVQAWNCKLCQEYKINLPKPFVNLTSGVRGFTVLSQIESLHRIYRNAGIYITGHGLGGAFAILAATDIKSLYQSADAVYTFGQPRVGNEQFASYYAKTLPETYRVINFADIVPHLPATSAGYLHSSFEEWYQTGMKTYKTCEGESPNCSNTVLPQSWSISDNNINNYITISTDPSQLTQDD comes from the exons ATGGCCTACATGTCCGCCATCGCTTATGAGAGCGTCCTCAACGTTCAAGCATGGAACTGCAAACTGTGCCAAGAATACAAAATCAACCTTCCCAAGCCATTCGTCAACCTCACCAGTGGAGTTCGAGGCTTTACCG TCTTGAGCCAAATCGAGAGCCTTCATAGGATCTACCGCAACGCTGGCATCTATATCACTGGACACGGCCTTGGAGGTGCATTCGCCATTCTTGCTGCCACTGACATCAAGAGTCTTTACCAGAGCGCTGATGCTGTCTACACCTTCGGACAGCCAAGAGTAGGAAACGAGCAATTCGCAAGTTACTATGCTAAGACCCTTCCTGAGACTTATCGAGTAATCAACTTTGCCGACATTGTCCCCCACCTTCCTGCAACATCAGCAGGATATCTGCATTCCAGTTTTGAAGAGTGGTATCAAACTGGCATGAAGACTTACAAGACCTGCGAAGGTGAAAGCCCAAACTGTTCTAACACAGTCCTTCCCCAATCTTGGAGCATAAGTGACAACAACATTAACAACTACATCACTATTAGCACTGACCCATCTCAGTTGACCCAAGATGATTGA